A region of the Sardina pilchardus chromosome 3, fSarPil1.1, whole genome shotgun sequence genome:
agctaacagccaatcagaacccataatattctagcaatcacattcattaacatgaggagagacttttcctgtcattggccagtgtggacgatTTTATCgtcatggttatagttatcgttatagttatcgttcttggtgtgaacggccctttagacAACAGCACCAGTGAATCAGCATAGCTCATGGACTGATACACTGCACATTTAGAAATAATCAATTTACCGTACAAGGCTAAATCATAACAAAATATAGTCCTTATCTTACATTAAAGAATAATGGTGTATCAAGAGTTCCCTTTTCTCCCAGAATTCCTTGTCCAACACAGTATGTGTAAGATTGACAGGCATTGCGGTGTTGTCAGTAGGGCATCAAGAAAAGcaataataagaaaacaatAATATTTGAAGCAAAAGGTAAATTCACATTTGATCACATATgtacacactgcacagcaaTACCAaaacattttggatttcatAATGCTTCATGAAACAAATTGACTGCAAACTAGTCTTGAGCAGAAATAAGTGCCCCGTTCTGACATAATGAATGCCCTCAATATGATCACCATTTCATTCTAGAAATTCCTGGTCTTAACTTTCCCCCCTCATCCCTCTAACCCTCCTCATCTTTTCCCAGCACACGATTGCTCTGCCGAAGGCTCATCAGGTTGGGGGGGATAACCCCGGCTGAATTATGAGTCACGTCCCAAAAACATGGAATTTATATAACACGCATCATTCCTCTCACCAGTCTCTTCTCATGCCAGTACGGCATGGCGCGTTCCACTGGCGTTGTTCTTGACTGGCGTTTTGCCCAGTCCCAGTCCAAAACTAAAACCCTTCGTAACAACCATTTTGTTGTCCTCATAATGTGACTTTCTTTTGAGAGATGAGTTAAAGGTCGTGTACTCATAAACCAAGGGTCCCTTAAGCAGGTCCACTTCCgaccacgcacacaaacacatgcacacacgcacgtgggCCTTGCTGACGTTCAGCCCAGGCTGAATTCCCGCCAGTCCCTGGCAGCTTTGGAGGCTTTGCTTTTAACCTCGCCGGGCCGAGCCCCCACGAAAATCAGCTCAGGATGGCAGCTGCTCAAGAGGAAGCTGTATTAGCGTAGATTTACAAGAATGTGGATGTTCCCTCCGCTAATCTGAAGCCTTTTACACGCAAGACAGCTCATACACCTCtacgtacacatactgtacacgcacccACACTTACAATGGGGTGGAACAGTGTCGCGTAGAGACAATGGCGTCCGTGGTGATTACAAATGGTGAGTGGGCAGAGGTGCTTGGCAGACATCTTTATGACCCTccgacacacacagctctacacACACTAGAGCCTGATCACAATGCCCGActagacacacaccacatgacacAAACGTAACGTTGATAATCCCATGCATTTCAATCTGGATTGTCCACGATATGCTAAAATCCTCTGTGattaagtatatatatatatatattaaagtgTAAGCATATACAAAAATAAATTGCACAattgtaaacagctttctaacatttgcttttttttcatttaccGTGAGCCACAGAAGAAGCATATCTAACCAACTGGTGACAGAAGAGAAAGTTTAACTTCAAAATGAGCAGCTTTAGATTGCCATTCATCACATCTGCTAACACAGACAAAAGGACAAAAGACAAGAAGAAGACCAGTGAAAGTTGCCTTGTTTCATGTTTTCAGAAAGAACACAGTGAATACTCTGGAGCGCGAGTCACCCTTTTCTcacaaaaaaagtgtgaaaagcAGCACAGAGAAGAAGGTGAACTCACCACGACAGACCTCAAAATGAACAAACGAAAACCACAacgacaaaaaataaaaaaaaaagtgcagacTTGCCCCCCTTTAAGAATCAAACAGGCGATCCTCGCATATCTCCAGGGCGGCCTTGGTGGCGCCgccaaacacctccacgttaGCGTCCACCCAGGGCACCACGTTGCCAGGCATGTAGGAGGAGCAGTTGGCCATGCCGGAGATGTCCACTGGCCGCAGGACGCGATCCCACATGTTGAAGTGGCTCAGCTCTCCCACAAAGGCCTGAGTTGCGTCAAATCTTCCTCCTACAATGTCCTGTTGGTGTTTCAGGAAGGCAGTTaggtatatatatacagtatatactgtccACACACCTGTTGACTTGTTTAGCTCTCTACAGTTCCTCCTAAAGTCTTGCTCGTCCTCTTGTAGTTAACAAATAGTCTTATTCAACACGCATGTATGGTTGTGACAAAGGAGTTGATAGAACCATGAAACTAGACAAACTAGAATGCTGCTTCTACTTAGCTTTATGTGTACTATTGTTTTGATTGCTATTTCCCATAAAACATAGTGATTGGTATTTCCACTACAATGctgttttcttttgtctttttttcaacCCAGGTCTTCTTGATGTTTCACTGTTGAGGATTTCAAACTTACATTTATCCTCTCCGACAACTACTCCAATCAACAGTAGTTAAGCACTGGATAAGGTGTTTGGGCATAATGCATATTCCACGGGCCCCGGCCTATTAGGCTAAACGTACATTTACAACATTTTCCACTCTGATGGCTGTAGCGCACTGGAGCGTTGCAAAGCAAACATGTCTGCTATTTATACTCTTTACTCGGGGAGAGATGCGCCCGCTGGAGTGTACGTACGTGTACACACGGCGTCTGAGGTGACACTTTAAGTGGTGCCAGCGGGGGCGAGGTGGGAGAGCGCGGCGACGACATGGGAGGTGACGTAACCTAACCTGCTCAGCGTCGCGTGAGAAAGGGCCGTGATGTATTGCTCCGCTCCATCCCCAGGGCCCcgccccaaaccccccccccccccctccacacaccacacacacacacctccccaccctctctctccccgggCCCCATGGGGTGTAGGAGACCGAAGGCTGCGGAGCTCTGTGATCTCACCTGCTCCTGGCCCAGGATGATCACTCCGCCAGGCTTAATTGGGTGCCAGGGGGCCAGGTTATCTCCGGCGCCCAGCCGCTCGCCGTCCTGGTAGGCCTCCCAGAAGCCGTCTCTGGTCGTCCAGGTGATGCAAATATGGTGCCACCTCCCGTCGCTGATGGAGAGGGGAAGCTGAGCCACCTATACATGGGGAAGAAGACAGATCATATCTCATCAGCACTCTATTCTGCACGCTTTCTTATCTTATCATATCCTATTCCATCTTaacccacacacatccatgcaacACAGATTTCCAACGCTTCCTCGACACAATTATAAACTCACACAGCTTCAATGCAAACCAACCGCTCAGATGTGTTTCTATGCAGCGTACAATGGCAACGATTTCAATTCTGGGAAGCTTGAgtggaaggaggaggaaggagtcCTCTTACAAAAGAAAGCTTTGGCATTACAACCATCTTCATCTTTAATGAACACAGAGAAGCGCTTAAAGACAGGGCCGGCGCCACCGGCTCTTTTGATCCATTACATCAGCCGAGAGCTCCCTCGGCCTCAGCGCCGAACGCTGGGTAAGTCGGAACGGAAGCCCCCCCTCTTCGGTGGCTCGTTTCACGGAAAAAGCCACGGTGCCCCCGAAAAACCGCGAATGCCGCCTTGGCACAGGGGCAGAGAATGAGCTGTTACTCGAGAGGGATGAAGCATGGTCTGTGAGGTGCATTAATAAGCCTCGGTTTGTCTGCATCCttctggcaaacacacacacacacacacacacacacacacacacacacacacatgtataatgCATGGTGTTTTGGGGGAGCTGGGAGGGAGGCTGCCTACATCGATAAAATGTCAAACTGACGTGTTGggagggggccggggggggtgagggtggtgtgtgtgtgtgtgtgtgtggggggggctagCGGTTAAGAGCCTCACACACTACTCAAGATGCCCCACTTGAGTCGCATCACGACCACCCTTCATCTCATGCTGGGGAAATTACGCTCCGCTTCTCGCCACTTAATTATTTTGGCACCTCAGGAAAACACTGCTCTCCCCACAATGATTTATTGTGCGCTTCGGCTCCTTAGCCTTGACACGTTCTCTCAAGCGGGCTCTCTGCTGCACCCAAATGAtgctacacacgcacaccttcaTTTGCCAATTAACACTGTCATTACCAGGCCAGGACTGGTGTGATGACTGTGTGGAAAAatgcgtcagccaaatgtaatgcaatgtaacacGGATAACTTCACGTGTCTGTATATTgtgggggtgtatgtgtatttctctgtgtgtgtgtttgtgtgtatgtgtgtgtgtgtatatgtgtgtgtttgttttgcaacACATTGCAATGACACTTGGAATACACAAAATGGACGACTCCACTGTtgacgcacgtgtgtgtgcactgtgcaggagTGTGCACCGTCCAGAGAGTTGCCCACCTTGTCGTTGACGAGCAGCTCGATGGGATTGTTGCCCCACTCGATGAGGACGATCTCGTTGGCCTGGCCGGGGACCCCGTAGGAGAAGGGGGTGCCGATGCCCGGCCGGGCGCTGGACTTGAGCCACATGCAGACGGTGAAGGCGTACATCTCCGGCAGGCTCTTCTTGATCCGGCCGTACAGGTAGTTGGTGCGCAGGGGCAGAGACACTTTGAAGTCCTCCGGAGACTTGAAAGCGCTGTTACCTGAGGCcaggagagcgagcgagggagggagaaagagagagagagagagagagagagagagagagagagagagagggatagagagagagaggagtgttagAAAAAGAGCGCAGTGACAGGCGTGTCCTGTGGTGCCGGTAAGGGGAAAAGATGAGCAAGAGTGATGGATGAAGGTCATGACAGATGGCTGGGCTCCAGTCAGCCACTGGCTCAGTCTCAGATGACTCATTGGATATGAATGGACAATCAGTCATCTCCACGGGCCCAAGGCCCATGCATTGATCTGAGGATTAAACTCTGGCAGGTGGGCCTCTGATGACTCTCCCTTAATATCCATAAAGGATATTATGTATATTATGGTGCTTAAGTTAGCAATGAATGGCTCTGCCTCCAGGATTTGAAATGACTAGACCGtactatttttgtattttgttagaAGTCACTTGCTGTGACTAAATAACAGCCGTGGTCTGACCCATCATGAACAGATAAATGTTATCTGAGCCATTAGTGTGACACTGTTTTCGCATGCCTGTCTGACTGCTGGTAGTGAAACGAATTTTACCCTAAAGACGTCTGTATCTTGCCAAATTCACTGTAGCTTATAAAAAACATTCTAAAATGTATGAACGTCACATAAAACAACCTCAGAAGCAAGCACAGAGATCAAAAACAGAAAGTTACGTCACACCACTGGGATCAAGGTTTTGAATCCCTGGGCTCAGCAACCTCATATCCGATATGAAGCACGTGGTAGTTTTCACTCTTCTGGATTAACATACTTACACATCGTGGTGGACAGTGTGGTGGTACATACCTTGACTgaatgtttatgtatttatgtacgAAGgcatctttgtatgtgtgtatgtaagtataTTTATGTGATTATATACTAAACGTATACGTTCCTGCTAAAAAGGGAGCCTTACTTCTCTCCAGCTCTGCGATCCTTTCCAATAAGGAGTTGAGCGTGCTCTCGGTGCGCTGCCTGTGGGCAGCCGTCTCGTTGTACAGCTgcgccttctcctcctccagctcggcCACTTTAGTCAGCAGCTGGTTCTCTAAATCGCTCAGCCGGCGCCTGAGAAGGTCGCGCAGCTCATTTGGAAAGGTTGCACCTGAGGCGTTGACGCgcagttgctgctgttgctgaaaCCAACACATTATCAACAACATTAGACAAGTGATGGACACACAATATCAACGGACATTGCCATCGGGAAATAAATAATGAGAAATCTTTTTTGTTTAGTGTGAACTATCAAAATGTGAGGTTAAGATATTACATTGTAGAGAGGTAAGAACAGAGAAGTGTTTTGGACAGTTGAGGTGCCATGGTGATATATGAAAATGCAGACAAGGTAGCAAGCTTCACTATAGGCATGGCAGTACACACTTACCATATGGTAAAATGAGCAGCAAGATTGAAATTGATTAatagtgtgtaatgtgtgtgtgtgtgtgtgtgtgtgtgtgtgtgtgtgtgtgtgtgtgtgtgcgcgcgtgtgtgtgtgcacgcgcgcgctcgcctgtgtgcatgcgtgtataaTACGCGTGTATATGCTTTGCATGCGAGGTGTGTCTGCGATTGTCTGATTCTGCGATTGTAATATAGATAAGATATGTGATATAGATAATCTATCTCGTAGAAATCGACCCGATTAACCTGTTGTTTGTAACTGTGTAAGTGAATCGGAAATCCATTCAGTAAAATCTCATCCAGTGGATGGCATTATTTTATGTTGGTTGTGGACACATGCCGAGATTAAGAATGATCTCTTCGGGTGGTCACATGTCAATTTATTTCTCTTCTGTGACATCAAACATGTCACATCCTTTCAACCCACATCTCTAACAATATACGGATATTTCAGCCCACACCCCTTTCTTTTAGACTACTTCAGTCTTACCTCCAAGTTCTGAAGGCGATCCTTCAGCGTTTGCATGGTCTTCCCAAGTTGCTCTATTGTCTCAGTCGGATCCCGCGGAAGGTCCCCCATAGTGTTCTTATTGAAGTCCTTGCGTCTCGACCCTTGCCCCCTTCCTTTGCCCTCTCGCGGGGAATCTTGAGCCTGAGCCTCACATCGTGAAAGTTTGGCGTTGAGCTCTTTAATGGTTCCCTGTTGGCTGACGATAGTCTCTTTCTGCTGCAAAATGGTTTCCCGTAGTTGGACAATGGTATTCCTCAGTTCCTCTTCCTGAGCACTTGCGCTCTGCACTCGGTTGGTTGCGGACACGGGGCAGCTGAGATCAGCCCCCGCGGGCACAGCAGTGCACACAAAGCGGTTGCCCTTTGTAACGTTCGCGAGAGCGACCTGCCCTTTCCCGAACGCATAAACGTATACAATTCCTATTAAGAGAGTGATCATTCCGACAGCTGGTGCGGACTAACAGGTGTCTACTTGTGATACAAATCTAGCCCTTGTTAAGACCACATTGGCGACGCGTCTCCAAATAAATtcgtgacagacagacagtatgAGGTACCTGACATACCACTACTTTTCAGAAAACCGAAGACAAAGCTGTTCAACCGAAAGCATAGCTCCTAAGCACAGCGCCACAAATCCGCAGAAGTTATGAAAATTACATGAACACTCTATCAccaaacagcaacagcaaagcGCACCAAGGATTTAACGCGTAATGCATTACGCATTAACTAAATAAATGCTGTGAATGTTGCAATGATTAACATTGGAAACATTGGAAAACTTTCTCCACATAAATCCCGGTCTTAAAGTAGCTTAATCCATCATAGTTTCAGTCCAACGCGGTGGGAGTCCAGCTGTCTATGTTCAGATGCGGAGGTGAAACCAACTCAGGGAAGTACAGCAGTGAGTGGTGCTGAAATGACAGCAACCGATGTTCCGCGGATTAATATACTGCGCCGTGTTTGACTACGTCGTCGATTTGAATGAGGTTCAAGTTACGTCACATATTCCCATCTGAGAGGACTTATTGGTACAATTCGCATTTGGTCAGTCTGTTTGAATTACGTGGGGGATTCTGTACGGCGCGAGCTCTAGCGAGAAGGAAAGGAGTAAGTTGAGGCAAGATCTTTTGATTTCGCAACTCAAGTTCAACGTCAAAAGGACTTTAATTATTCATGTGAATGAATATTGGTGCTTCAGTTGATAAATAGCAAAAACATCATTTTTGCACTCTATATGCCATTTGTCTTCATATTaagtttcttttaaaaaatagtCTATTGTAACTTATCCAAACTTCTCATGCAGCAGACCTGAAATGAGATTGCCCAACTGAAATTAAAATGTGTTCAACGTGTTCTGTAGTCCAGCTGGATACGCCGGGGGTCACGGATTGAACTTCTGGTGCCTGACTAAGCTCACATGCAGTCAGCGTGGCGTGGCGCTGCCAAGGCCGGTTTGGTGTATGGCACTCAGGACGACCTCGGGGTCAGAGTGGGGCAGGGAGAACCAGGCTTTCCCTCGTGGTTCTGGTTCATGGATGGCTGCCCATCCCAGGCTAGTTGAGGACAGAGTTCGGGAAGTCTGGTATATTGCATAATTTAACAGCTACACGATAGAAATATATTTCTGTCAACTAAGGGAGCATTAAAAATACGGGCTGTTGTTCACTCTCTTTAACATTCAATAATATCTTGGAGCCTTTGGGTTATTACATCCCAAATGCAACTCCTATTTGAATAAAGTTAAAGAACACTGAGATTTCAAATCCTCAAGGGCATCAAGTCTTTCACAATgccattcaaaatgttttcaaaagaCTTTGAAGTAGAATTTTTGTGTAAGGTCAAATCTTGAGCATTTCCAAATTGCGTACACTGCAAATGGCATTGTGTCAAATAAAGCTCAAGGAAACTGTTAAGAGTCCTCTTCCAAGAAgccacacacttactgtacagtaatatATAAAAATGAAATCAAACATCAAGCATCAAGAGGCCAGACAACGAGGGGCATAAGTAAAACGTCAGTAAAACGACAGTAGGAACTTTTGGAAGATTGACATTTGTATCCGTGAGTGACGAGCACACCAAAGGAATACTTAAAAAACTATGAAACTACTAAAATATGTCAATATCCTGCAAAATTGACTCTTTCGGGTGCTTCATATTTTTTAGTACAGTCATAGCTCCTTGCAGAGTTAACCATACGGCAGTGGGGAGCTAGGTACTTCCTGGCATGAAAACAGTTGAACCCCACCGCACTAATCACCAGAAACAGTAAGATGCAGCCAAACCGCTGTTTTTAGGCACCTTGAAGCACCTCTGTGCCAGAGTGCCATGccaaataatgataaaaaaacaaaacaattgccTGTGTCTCAGTGCAGACATGTTTGGAAGACAAGCCTGCCAGATGATGCAATGATTGACATGGACTGATGAGCATTTTGCTGGAGCTAAAGCTGGCTCTCTCCTTGCTGCAGATGCTGGGGAGGTTCAGCCAGCTCGCTGGGAACTTGGGCACGATGGATAATGAATACACTTTCACATCAATGGCTTCTTCCCtccgctgtctgtctgtgttcactATCCCCCCATTTGTCTTCCCCCTGATCGACAATGAGAATTATGATTCCTCTTTAAAATGAATATTCTAAATGAAATACATAtttgtaaaacattttttttctcctgttgTGGTCAGAATTGATCTCAAAGAGGCAGCCAGGCTTGGAGCAGCCTTTGGTATCGACGAAGCGTGCGTTCTGGTACGCCATCACGAGCGCTAGCGCCTCATGCCATCACACCTCCTGGCCGAGTGCATGCGGCCACTTCAGCACCGTGACTCAGAGGGCTCATCAGAAGCCAAATTGCTCACGCCTCGCGGCCAAAGCCAAACAGTTTTGCTCCCTGACTGCTCAAGCCCGTGCTTCAGAGTTCCGCGGGCACTCTGCGTTCCTTATCTGTCACCTGGGCTTCGcaacgggacacacacacacacacacacacacacacacacaaaagtgtttGAAGAGTCACACCCCAGCTCCGTCCAACAGCTTGGGAGCTCGTGGAGCAGCTGAGGGGGCTTACTCATCCCCTGGCTGGGCTCGCTGACACGTCCACCCCGCAGATGGTGGTGAAGAAacagcctcctctcctgctcctgtgATATCATGCACACTTAAACACCCTGGCCTGAGAGAGGGACCAGGAGCCACGGGGAGAACCCATGTGCCCTGCAGGTGGAGGCTCTACTGCTGTGGAACCTGTGGGGTGTGGAACGGAACCTCAGTGGACTTTGGCCTTGGAAATGGGCAATTTGAGAAGATGTCATGGGGACTGTGCATAGACTGTATAAATAAACGGAGTTGATAAAAATCGCTTTGAGATTTCGGAGATAAATTGCTAatgcatttcaaatgtgtggCGCTATTGCAAAGGCAAGCACAAACGGCAGGGAAATGTATCACCACTGCACCGCAGGAAAACACATTAGGAAAGAGAAATATGCCTCCTCATTTACATCATGGAAGTTATGTTGTGAAATGTGTGAGGCATGTTTAATCTAATCATATAATGATGAATTGGGCTATAAATGATTCATTTGATTGTGattaattttgtatattaaaacTGTAATTAACATGAAGCTTTGTTGGAAAACAACATTATGAAACCAACACGGCGTTGAGGGAGGTATGATTTAGCCCCTAACCCTGCactgacaggagagagagaatctgaggCTCCAAGAAGAGAATATTTCCCAACTATCTCATGCCAACTGGGAACAAAGTGCTCCTTGAGGCAAGCCAGGGTTTGTTCCAACATACCCATGGAATAATAAGTCATAGTCTCAGTCATAGCCATTCTGTAGACCAACTCAGCTGAACAAACTCTCAAGAAAGAGGTTCATATGGTGGCATCCTTCACAGACAGATTAACATTTCTTGGAATCCGTTCATCTTTTTTTCAGAACAGGCCTTATGCATAGCAAATGTTTTCATTGACTTGCTTTGAAAAGTCTACGGCTCATTTTGAAATTTGCTCATCCGTCACAAAAATCGATGTTTGGGTCACGACGCACTATTTTCTTCCTCCCGAACACCATGTCTGCTGCTTCTCAAGGCTCTTCCATTGATAAAGGCTGTTTTCATGTTCCATCTATTGAGGATTTGCTGTAGGACATATGGGTCCTGGAGATTCTCTATGATAAGTGACTGTGAAAAGgcccatgcatactgtacaaaaTTGATCTGAGAATGCCTGGTCAGTGAGGACATCAGGCACGGTCACCCTTAAGGGTATTGCCACCGGGTCTGCTGTTAGCATAAATGGATGGCGTCATCATAAATACTTTGATCGGCAGTTACATTTGTGCCTATATGCCGTAAATGCTTAAGCTTTTCCATTTGATTATTGATTTACGACATTCTCTGACCTTCACAAAGCTCTTAATCCATGATGGTACAACAGAGAGCCTAAAGAAGCTTAACAACATCAATAACAGCAACAGCATTTCTCTTTAATTGGGAGATAAACACAAAGGCCTATTTTCTTTTTCCATGTGTGATGTTATTTATCCATCAAGATCAAGATTAAGAATCATTAAGACATTTGTTGGGTCTGATCTCTCGCCTCAGACCCCCCCTCGCTCCCCAAGTCTGTGCACTGTAGCGGCCAGTGGGAAAGTCAATGGGATATTGCCTGGGGTGACTTGGGTGCAGAGCGGTGTCAGCATGCAGAGTAGCCTGCAGCGCCCCGGGCCTCTCGGTGCTGTTAAACATGGTCAATACGGACGCCAGTGTCTGCATCCGGATTAAGAGCTGTCCCATCTCTAGGCAGCGCAGCAGCTCGGCCACCTGATGACTCATTAGTCACTGTCATCTGGGGGAACTGTCACTGTTGTCCAACTTCACATTGCTGTGTGGCTGGGTGAGTTTATATTTATAACACTATTTGTGCATTTGATGACAAACAGaagtaatatatgtatatatatatatatatatatatataaacagtgATAAAAGCAGGATAGAAAAATTGGAGCAAGTAATCAATCACATTCATCACAGTAATTAATCTCCTAACAGAACCTTTAAGATGAAGCCCGAAGATTCATCtcctgaaatgaaatgaatttGTACATGTTGGGCATTTGCCACTCCATTAGAAAAAGCCAATTAGCGGTGGCGTGGCGTGAGCGTGGCGTGAGCGTGGCGTGAGCCTGTTCCAGCACAGTGTAACACGTTTGTGTCGTGGCATTACTCAGCAGTGCCAGCGCTGCGTGCTGCCCGggtaatagagtgtgtgtgtgtgtgtgtgtgtgtgtgtggtcgtccCACACACCACGCTGCATGGGCCTGGCAGCACGGCGCCCGGCTGAGCCACGCCGCGGCCATGTGCTCTGGGGGAGGACCATGACTCTCCCAAACAGCTTGCGGTGGTCACCGATGAACTGCCCCCCCTCTGATCGAGGGGCAGAGCGCTGAGGTGGTAGTGGGCTGCTCCGCGTTTGCACGATGGTCAAGAGCATTTTGTGCTGGCAGTCGTGTGAAACACAGCAGAAGCCCGTGGGGAGGCATGGACTacactcttttctctccataAAGCAGGATGATGTGTGTAAAGAGTGGAGATTTTTCTTTATAGTAACATTCTCCTTTTGTACAGTGTCTGCAAACATCAGAGCGATATGCCAGTCCATAGCTACTCCACTGAGTACACAGTGAGAGGATCTCCCACTGAGGGATGGTAGCGAGACCAGCAGCTTAAGAAGATGACTAGTTAATtaacgtgcacgtgtgtgtatctaGTTCTGATGCTCATCAACAGGAGCCAGTGCTTGGGATTCAGTCTGACCCGTAGCTTCAAAGGTACAAAATGACATGTTGGTTCACACCACGAGCGGTGGAGTGATCAAAGCATGCCGAGATGGTTCAGGCATCACACGGATGTCATTTCCCCTGAGAAAAGAAGCGAAACTGTCTTGCTTTGCCGTGCGCGATGGGTAATTAGTTCTGAAGTGTGGAATCCAGCTAAAGTGTAAAATGTAGAGAGCATTTGTAGATTTTGGATGGGCCTAATATGACATACAGAGGCTGTTATCCATGCTGACATTTAcatgaggagaaaaaagagttGAAGACAATACAATGCCAACTGTCTGTTCATTTCAGGAGCATCAATGAAGCTTGGCACATAATAGAACAGGAGTGGGCCTTGACAATAATCGAACTAGACGTACCACGTAGTGGGGCATAATATGACCACTGTCATAATTTGGAGCTATATAGTCTTGATGAATTAATGAGTAAATCAATGAATATATTTCTGATAACAATACG
Encoded here:
- the nptx2a gene encoding neuronal pentraxin-2a, with the translated sequence MITLLIGIVYVYAFGKGQVALANVTKGNRFVCTAVPAGADLSCPVSATNRVQSASAQEEELRNTIVQLRETILQQKETIVSQQGTIKELNAKLSRCEAQAQDSPREGKGRGQGSRRKDFNKNTMGDLPRDPTETIEQLGKTMQTLKDRLQNLEQQQQLRVNASGATFPNELRDLLRRRLSDLENQLLTKVAELEEEKAQLYNETAAHRQRTESTLNSLLERIAELERSNSAFKSPEDFKVSLPLRTNYLYGRIKKSLPEMYAFTVCMWLKSSARPGIGTPFSYGVPGQANEIVLIEWGNNPIELLVNDKVAQLPLSISDGRWHHICITWTTRDGFWEAYQDGERLGAGDNLAPWHPIKPGGVIILGQEQDIVGGRFDATQAFVGELSHFNMWDRVLRPVDISGMANCSSYMPGNVVPWVDANVEVFGGATKAALEICEDRLFDS